Proteins from a single region of Malaclemys terrapin pileata isolate rMalTer1 chromosome 25, rMalTer1.hap1, whole genome shotgun sequence:
- the DCAKD gene encoding dephospho-CoA kinase domain-containing protein → MFLVGLSGGIASGKSTVVAVFRELGCAVIDADVIARQVVQPRFLAYQQIVHNFGSEILLESGEINREALGNIIFSHPEKRQLLNAITHPKIQKEMLKQIFKYFVLGYRYVILDIPLLFETNTLTKFMKHTVLVYSDPQTQLSRLMKRNGLAQAEAEARIASQLPLDEKCKLADHVIDNSGDWESTRREVLRLHSQLEDSLDFLLVRLVAVTAVAGIGGLVCFLLRHFLS, encoded by the exons ATGTTCCTGGTCGGACTGTCAGGTGGAATTGCTTCAGGAAAAAGCACAGTAGTGGCAGTATTCCGGGAACTGGGCTGTGCAGTGATTGATGCCGATGTTATTGCCAGACAGG TGGTTCAGCCCCGCTTCTTAGCCTATCAGCAGATAGTGCATAACTTTGGAAGTGAAATCCTCTTGGAGAGTGGAGAGATAAACCGGGAGGCTCTGGGAAACATTATCTTCTCCCACCCGGAAAAACGGCAGCTGCTGAACGCCATCACTCATCCTAAGATCCAGAAAGAGATGCTGAAACAGATCTTTAAATACTTTGTGCTAG GCTACCGCTATGTGATTCTGGACATTCCTCTGCTGTTTGAGACCAACACACTAACCAAGTTCATGAAACACACAGTCCTGGTTTACAG TGATCCGCAGACACAGCTGTCACGACTGATGAAGAGGAATGGCCTGGCCCAGGCAGAGGCAGAAGCGCGCATCGCCTCCCAGCTGCCGCTTGATGAGAAGTGCAAATTAGCTGACCACGTGATTGACAACTCCGGGGACTGGGAGAGCACGCGGAGGGAGGTCCTGAGactgcactcccagctggaggaCTCTCTGGATTTCCTCTTGGTGCGCTTAGTGGCGGTCACAGCAGTTGCTGGAATTGGTGGGCTGGTGTGCTTTCTCCTCAGGCATTTTCTCTCATAA